In a genomic window of Deferrivibrio essentukiensis:
- a CDS encoding NHL repeat-containing protein → MNVEKQYEIHFDKDEFVTDIEVVDSLLYILESSKNNVFFYNLYDGALKGKKNIGNFHSLISFKYFDSKWYVLSANENSLVIFDSTWKYLKTAKIDAQDPTGIAFYEDFMFIVDNDGQKVMKYKLKNLKLTQQVKGFGFNKNQFRYPFDIKVDEKGDIYVSEVINTRVQKFNTSLKYVDTIGEWGIKKGQLYRPKGIEIQGQNLFVTDSIMGVIQIFDKNSGKFLGVLGENDKILRLKSPYRLKVYNNFLCILDNFKKVVYVYKFKFK, encoded by the coding sequence GTGAATGTCGAAAAACAATATGAAATTCATTTTGATAAGGATGAGTTTGTTACTGATATAGAGGTAGTTGATTCTTTATTATATATTTTGGAGTCAAGCAAAAATAATGTGTTTTTTTATAATTTGTATGATGGTGCTTTGAAAGGTAAAAAAAATATTGGCAACTTTCACTCTTTGATCAGCTTCAAGTATTTTGACTCAAAATGGTATGTTTTATCAGCAAATGAGAATAGTTTAGTTATTTTTGATTCTACTTGGAAATATTTAAAAACAGCAAAAATTGATGCTCAAGATCCGACCGGTATAGCATTTTATGAGGATTTTATGTTTATAGTTGATAACGATGGTCAAAAGGTTATGAAGTATAAACTTAAAAATCTTAAGCTTACCCAACAGGTAAAAGGGTTTGGTTTTAATAAAAATCAGTTCAGATATCCTTTTGATATAAAAGTGGATGAAAAAGGAGATATTTATGTTTCAGAGGTAATAAATACGAGGGTGCAGAAGTTTAACACAAGTTTAAAATATGTAGATACAATTGGAGAGTGGGGCATAAAAAAAGGTCAACTTTATCGTCCAAAAGGTATTGAAATACAAGGGCAAAATCTTTTTGTTACAGACAGCATTATGGGAGTTATCCAGATATTTGATAAGAATAGTGGAAAGTTTTTAGGTGTTTTGGGAGAAAATGATAAAATATTGAGGTTAAAATCACCATATAGGTTAAAGGTGTATAATAATTTTTTATGTATATTGGATAATTTTAAAAAGGTTGTGTATGTATATAAATTTAAATTTAAATAA
- a CDS encoding cytochrome C: MRVIAKLFLCIVLVLFFSSFGNCADDENCLLCHKYRTLSRIDETGKTRLYYVNDNLFHSSVHGKIKCKECHSQITKIPHEENTKVNCLNECHIVEPTSEKRFSHKSVAEVIKSSIHSPENKYANFSKADDFPECIDCHNNPLFKPIQLFKNITEEGQSPKALARCNLCHKEEKFIKYFYNHVSHRLHTSKDSSEIVRMCERCHSKPEMVKRHKLKNAVSTYKDTFHGKAITFGLEGAPDCVDCHVRENESAHAIKSYEDPESSINKDNRKKVCSRKTCHPNAADGIEDIRMHVVIDKNLYKPEYYTALGFTGLTLGAFFPLIVVLILELIREIFPNFSLRKFKRRK; the protein is encoded by the coding sequence ATGAGGGTAATTGCAAAACTGTTCTTATGTATTGTATTAGTTCTGTTTTTTTCTTCGTTTGGTAATTGTGCCGATGATGAAAATTGTCTTCTTTGTCACAAGTATCGAACCCTTTCAAGGATTGACGAAACAGGCAAGACAAGGCTTTACTACGTCAATGACAATCTCTTTCACTCATCTGTTCATGGCAAAATAAAATGTAAAGAGTGTCATAGTCAGATTACAAAGATACCCCATGAAGAGAATACTAAAGTAAACTGTCTTAACGAATGCCATATAGTAGAGCCAACGAGTGAAAAAAGGTTTTCACACAAAAGTGTAGCGGAAGTGATAAAAAGCAGTATCCATTCACCAGAAAACAAATATGCTAATTTTTCAAAAGCTGATGATTTTCCTGAATGTATAGATTGTCATAACAATCCGTTGTTTAAACCGATACAACTATTTAAGAATATTACTGAAGAAGGGCAAAGCCCAAAAGCTCTTGCCAGATGTAATTTGTGCCATAAAGAAGAAAAATTTATAAAGTATTTTTATAATCATGTTAGTCATCGACTACATACGAGCAAAGACAGCTCAGAAATCGTAAGGATGTGCGAAAGATGCCATTCTAAACCTGAAATGGTAAAAAGACATAAGTTAAAAAATGCAGTATCAACTTACAAAGATACATTCCATGGCAAAGCTATTACGTTTGGCCTTGAGGGTGCGCCGGATTGTGTAGATTGTCATGTCAGGGAAAATGAATCTGCTCATGCGATAAAAAGTTACGAAGACCCGGAAAGTTCAATTAATAAAGATAATAGAAAAAAAGTGTGTAGTCGCAAGACATGCCACCCTAATGCTGCAGATGGTATTGAAGATATCAGAATGCACGTTGTAATAGATAAAAATTTATACAAACCGGAATATTATACAGCATTGGGTTTTACAGGACTTACGTTAGGTGCATTTTTTCCACTTATAGTAGTTCTTATTTTAGAATTGATAAGAGAAATTTTTCCTAATTTTAGTTTGAGAAAATTTAAGAGGAGGAAATAG
- a CDS encoding molybdenum cofactor guanylyltransferase: MNKFSCAILAGGQSRRFGRDKTVAEINNKSLTEILASKLCKISDDVMVISKDSSKFIFSLNQVRFLNDFTDSQSPLVGIITALQNAKHDKVFIVSADTPFLSLELVSFLYKFADEYDSVLTQINGKINTLCGFYRKKILQTLLNFFNENNYRLIDIYTHINTKFISDVNEIKKYDSELLSFININTPEDYEYAKKVAKKFGIGI, encoded by the coding sequence ATGAATAAATTCTCTTGTGCAATTTTAGCCGGCGGGCAAAGTAGAAGATTTGGAAGAGATAAAACAGTTGCAGAAATCAACAATAAAAGTCTGACTGAAATCCTTGCCAGTAAGCTTTGTAAAATCAGCGATGATGTGATGGTAATTTCGAAGGACAGCTCAAAATTTATTTTTTCCCTTAATCAAGTAAGATTTTTAAACGATTTTACCGACAGTCAATCCCCTCTGGTTGGAATTATTACTGCACTGCAAAATGCAAAACATGACAAAGTTTTCATTGTTTCGGCGGACACACCTTTCCTTTCTTTGGAATTAGTAAGTTTTTTGTATAAATTTGCAGACGAATATGACAGCGTGCTGACCCAAATTAATGGCAAAATAAACACACTTTGTGGTTTTTATAGGAAAAAAATTTTGCAAACTTTGCTTAATTTCTTTAATGAAAACAACTACAGACTAATAGATATTTACACACATATAAACACTAAATTTATAAGTGACGTCAACGAAATAAAAAAGTATGATTCAGAGCTATTGAGCTTTATAAACATAAACACTCCAGAGGATTACGAATATGCAAAAAAAGTTGCCAAAAAGTTTGGTATCGGAATATAA
- a CDS encoding response regulator → MKILYIEDEKNNIFLVKKILEKYNVEFISCATGEEGLTLYNTHHPEIVLIDINLPGLGGHEIARIIRKNDNNTKLVAVSASHSQDDRIIAQAIGFNLYIEKPIDPNFFYKQITEAEYEKPLQVETKIVLEKYADKLIESLRQKVDELTEMNRLLLDFDKVKSNFIAIASHELRTPLVPLMGYLELLMEKEKDNLPKHIVEYLEHINNSADKLNKTVNKILDMARLEKGVLNLDIKPTTIIEIIDKSVSYCQPYAEKRGITFNININNKSLNCDFDKTTYIVTQVLLNAIKFSFDNSKIDIYFDSNKNTFVIKDYGIGIDEKELKEIFKPFFAGSDVKHHHSSDYEFMGKGIGLGLAIAKGFVTIQKGKIWVESSGKDKGSTFYIQLPG, encoded by the coding sequence ATGAAGATACTTTATATTGAAGATGAAAAGAACAATATTTTTCTGGTAAAAAAAATATTAGAAAAATATAACGTTGAATTTATATCATGTGCCACAGGTGAAGAAGGGTTAACCTTATATAACACACATCACCCGGAAATAGTCCTGATTGACATAAACCTACCCGGACTTGGTGGCCATGAAATAGCAAGAATTATCAGAAAAAATGATAACAATACAAAACTTGTAGCTGTTTCAGCCTCTCATAGTCAAGACGATAGGATTATTGCCCAAGCAATAGGTTTTAATCTCTATATTGAAAAACCTATTGACCCAAATTTCTTTTATAAACAAATCACAGAAGCTGAATATGAAAAGCCGTTACAGGTTGAAACAAAAATAGTACTTGAAAAATATGCCGACAAGCTTATCGAATCTTTAAGACAGAAAGTTGATGAACTTACTGAGATGAACAGGCTCTTACTCGACTTTGATAAAGTAAAATCAAACTTTATCGCCATAGCCTCTCATGAGCTTAGAACTCCGCTTGTCCCTCTTATGGGCTATCTTGAACTTCTGATGGAAAAAGAAAAAGATAACCTGCCAAAACACATCGTCGAATATTTGGAACATATTAATAATTCCGCCGACAAACTAAACAAAACGGTAAACAAGATTTTAGATATGGCAAGACTTGAAAAAGGTGTCCTAAATTTAGATATCAAACCCACAACTATTATTGAAATTATTGATAAATCCGTCTCATACTGTCAACCATACGCAGAAAAAAGAGGGATAACTTTCAATATTAATATCAATAATAAATCACTAAACTGTGACTTTGACAAAACCACCTATATAGTCACACAGGTATTACTGAATGCCATCAAATTTTCCTTTGACAACTCAAAGATAGATATATATTTTGACTCTAATAAGAATACATTTGTAATAAAAGATTATGGTATCGGCATCGACGAAAAAGAACTTAAAGAGATATTTAAGCCCTTCTTTGCAGGAAGCGATGTCAAGCATCATCATTCCAGTGATTATGAATTTATGGGTAAAGGGATTGGCTTAGGTCTTGCAATAGCAAAGGGATTTGTTACTATACAAAAGGGAAAAATTTGGGTAGAAAGTAGTGGTAAAGACAAAGGTAGCACTTTTTATATACAATTACCGGGGTAA
- the fdhD gene encoding formate dehydrogenase accessory sulfurtransferase FdhD, whose protein sequence is MQKKLPKSLVSEYKVKIYSENNVENSTRYIIKEYKYNILVNGKKFTSAMLLPDKIKEFTYGFLFTSDIIQKSSDIVHFRTCEQNNIYTYLEDMYFDVSTKKEWTVTSGCGGGKILEKTYSSSDKIIFDTKFAFDEIITLFTRLESESELHTHTRCVHKAYFKSVDGFVFTCEDIGRHNTIDKTIGAILLNNASFDGIMLSTGRLTSEMILKCAKAKIPVVVSRTAPSEEGIKIAKKSNMTLIGLTSKKGFTLFTGEERII, encoded by the coding sequence ATGCAAAAAAAGTTGCCAAAAAGTTTGGTATCGGAATATAAAGTAAAAATTTATTCTGAAAACAATGTCGAAAATAGCACACGCTACATTATTAAAGAATATAAATACAACATATTGGTAAATGGGAAGAAATTCACATCAGCCATGCTGTTGCCAGATAAAATCAAAGAATTTACATACGGATTTCTTTTTACCTCCGATATCATACAAAAAAGTAGCGATATTGTCCACTTTAGGACATGCGAACAAAACAATATCTATACCTATCTCGAAGATATGTATTTTGACGTAAGCACAAAAAAGGAATGGACGGTAACTTCAGGCTGCGGTGGCGGGAAAATATTGGAGAAAACTTACTCATCCAGCGACAAAATAATATTTGACACTAAATTTGCTTTTGATGAGATAATAACATTATTCACAAGATTGGAAAGTGAGTCTGAGCTTCATACACATACAAGGTGCGTTCACAAGGCCTACTTTAAGTCTGTCGACGGATTTGTATTTACCTGTGAAGACATAGGGAGACATAATACTATCGACAAAACCATAGGTGCTATTTTGCTTAACAATGCTTCTTTTGACGGAATTATGCTCTCCACAGGGAGGCTCACCTCAGAAATGATTTTAAAGTGTGCCAAAGCTAAAATCCCGGTAGTAGTGTCAAGGACTGCACCGAGTGAGGAAGGGATAAAAATTGCCAAAAAATCTAACATGACATTGATTGGATTAACTTCCAAAAAAGGGTTTACACTATTTACAGGAGAAGAAAGAATAATATGA
- a CDS encoding cytochrome C has translation MSRHSSSFLKRIYAVIGIVLLVWSSYLVYILVMHIWHQHGEEVENMAISEEEKLFKEMMKDKKEVTYNLGYKVIKQEDIEKHFHHIGDPVMHDSINICIKCHGDIPHDKNKAIRAFLNMHSDFFACETCHVRVDNKKFIWYNKTTGKEVDNFEISVFLNNIPQKLIPLLEVDGKFERLDSDSKRNFVDEFRKMLPTLSPDKKSQGLKIIHKNVSKNPVKCDECHAPSLSQSYLPLLEIGYKERRVNQILSNEVVGMVEKYKEFYIPNFLMPGQTK, from the coding sequence ATGAGCAGGCATAGTAGTAGTTTCTTGAAAAGAATATATGCTGTAATAGGTATAGTGCTTTTAGTGTGGTCATCCTATTTAGTGTACATTTTAGTTATGCATATATGGCATCAGCATGGCGAAGAAGTGGAAAATATGGCTATTTCTGAAGAGGAAAAGTTATTTAAAGAAATGATGAAAGATAAAAAAGAGGTTACTTATAACTTAGGCTATAAGGTTATTAAACAAGAAGATATCGAAAAACATTTTCATCATATAGGTGATCCGGTAATGCACGATTCCATAAATATATGTATAAAATGCCATGGGGATATACCTCATGACAAGAATAAGGCAATAAGGGCATTCTTAAATATGCACAGTGATTTTTTTGCCTGCGAGACTTGTCATGTCAGAGTGGATAACAAAAAGTTTATTTGGTACAATAAAACTACCGGTAAAGAGGTAGACAATTTTGAGATATCAGTTTTTTTAAATAATATCCCTCAAAAATTAATCCCTTTATTGGAAGTTGACGGAAAGTTTGAAAGACTTGATTCAGATTCAAAAAGAAATTTTGTTGATGAGTTTAGAAAAATGCTACCTACCTTATCTCCTGATAAAAAGAGTCAGGGGTTAAAAATCATACACAAAAACGTTTCTAAAAATCCTGTCAAGTGTGATGAGTGTCATGCGCCAAGTTTAAGCCAAAGTTATCTACCGTTACTGGAAATCGGCTATAAAGAAAGAAGAGTGAATCAGATTCTCAGTAATGAAGTGGTAGGTATGGTTGAAAAGTACAAGGAATTTTATATCCCCAATTTTTTGATGCCGGGTCAAACTAAATGA
- a CDS encoding formate dehydrogenase subunit gamma, with protein sequence MRKLPLIKVQRGKKYYLKMTPAQRYQHFILMSTFILLVLTGFPLKFHYYPWAKTLINSLGGLKVTTVIHRICGVTMVGLFFYHWYYLFKNLYVYYIAPSIRLKKFSLKGLLKFIYYSPMFPRVKDIKDVADFLKYVFFITDEKPKHERFHWREKFDYWAVFWGIPVLGLTGAILWFESYSTMFFPGWFVNISFIAHSDEALLAAAVILIWHMYNAHVNYDKFPMSPLFLTGYLPEEIMKHEYYLEWKRINCLVEKDKSLFFDMDEYKANKKKEMQEHLLHCFEDIIDENFENEEKKDEQA encoded by the coding sequence ATGAGGAAGTTACCCTTAATAAAAGTTCAAAGAGGTAAAAAATATTATTTAAAGATGACACCTGCTCAAAGGTATCAACATTTTATCTTGATGAGTACATTTATTCTATTAGTTTTAACAGGTTTTCCTCTTAAATTTCATTACTATCCTTGGGCTAAAACTTTAATAAACAGTTTGGGAGGGTTAAAAGTCACTACTGTTATTCATAGAATTTGTGGCGTTACAATGGTTGGATTATTTTTTTACCATTGGTATTATTTGTTTAAGAATCTCTATGTTTACTATATAGCTCCTTCAATAAGGCTGAAAAAATTTTCTTTAAAAGGCCTTCTTAAGTTTATTTACTATTCACCCATGTTTCCGCGAGTAAAAGATATTAAAGATGTGGCTGATTTTTTAAAATATGTATTTTTTATTACAGACGAAAAACCAAAACATGAAAGATTCCATTGGAGAGAAAAGTTTGATTATTGGGCGGTGTTTTGGGGTATTCCTGTTTTAGGCTTAACCGGTGCAATCTTGTGGTTTGAATCATATTCAACAATGTTTTTCCCGGGTTGGTTTGTTAATATAAGCTTTATAGCTCATTCTGATGAAGCATTGCTTGCAGCTGCAGTAATCCTTATATGGCATATGTACAATGCCCATGTTAACTATGATAAATTTCCGATGTCGCCACTGTTTCTTACGGGTTATTTGCCTGAAGAGATTATGAAGCATGAATACTATCTCGAGTGGAAGAGAATTAACTGTTTGGTAGAAAAGGATAAGAGCCTGTTTTTTGATATGGACGAATATAAGGCAAATAAGAAAAAGGAGATGCAAGAACATCTTTTACACTGTTTTGAAGATATAATTGATGAGAATTTTGAGAATGAGGAGAAAAAAGATGAGCAGGCATAG
- a CDS encoding threonine aldolase family protein yields the protein MNKKYSFKNDYSEGAHKKILDALASTNFLQCDGYGKDDFCEAAKVAIREKLDISDCDIHFLTGGTLVNKLVIGSFLKPYESAVSAKTGHINVHETGAIEATGHKINIVNSDSEKLTPEYIGNIVKAHTDEHMVKPKLVYISNATECGTIYSYGELKNLSEYCKANDLLLYMDGARLAQALSSPDCDYSLAEIHNFFDAYYIGGTKNGCLIGEALIINNDKFKENFRYYIKQSGALLAKGRLLGVQFLELFRDNLFFELGKIAVENAISLADKLKSLGVTFRYKPQTNQIFPIFSNDLIEHLLRFFDFYVWENIDRDCSVVRLVTSWATPCKQIDNFYEKVLEFYDEKGR from the coding sequence ATGAATAAAAAATATAGTTTTAAAAATGATTACAGTGAAGGTGCGCACAAAAAGATATTAGATGCACTTGCATCTACCAATTTTCTGCAGTGCGATGGCTATGGAAAGGATGACTTTTGTGAAGCTGCAAAAGTAGCAATAAGGGAGAAGTTAGACATTTCTGATTGCGATATACACTTCCTTACCGGCGGGACTTTGGTAAATAAACTTGTGATAGGTAGCTTTTTAAAACCTTATGAATCAGCTGTTTCTGCCAAAACAGGGCATATTAATGTTCATGAGACGGGAGCAATTGAGGCTACAGGGCATAAAATAAATATTGTTAACTCTGATAGTGAAAAATTGACCCCCGAGTATATAGGCAATATTGTTAAAGCACATACGGATGAGCATATGGTCAAACCTAAGCTTGTGTATATTTCAAATGCGACTGAATGTGGCACAATATACAGCTATGGTGAGTTAAAAAATTTGAGTGAATATTGCAAAGCTAATGATCTCCTCTTATATATGGACGGTGCCAGGCTTGCACAGGCTTTGTCGTCCCCTGATTGCGATTATTCTCTAGCTGAGATTCACAATTTTTTTGATGCTTATTATATTGGCGGGACAAAAAACGGCTGTCTTATTGGTGAAGCATTAATTATCAATAATGATAAATTTAAAGAAAATTTTAGATATTATATAAAGCAAAGCGGTGCATTGCTTGCAAAGGGAAGGCTTTTGGGGGTGCAGTTTTTGGAACTTTTTAGGGATAATTTATTTTTTGAGCTTGGTAAAATTGCAGTGGAAAATGCCATCAGCTTGGCTGATAAATTGAAAAGTTTGGGGGTTACTTTTAGGTACAAACCTCAGACTAACCAGATTTTTCCAATATTTTCAAATGATTTAATTGAACATTTGTTGAGATTTTTTGACTTTTATGTGTGGGAAAATATAGACAGAGATTGTTCGGTGGTGAGGCTTGTTACTTCTTGGGCTACACCTTGCAAGCAAATTGATAATTTTTATGAAAAAGTATTGGAGTTTTATGATGAGAAGGGTAGATAG
- a CDS encoding response regulator translates to MYKVLYVEDNFENYKLVDFILSKKGFQVYNAIDGIDAIDKAKQLLPDIIIMDINLPNLMGYEAVTMIKSDESLKHIPIVALTAAYSDEYKELSMSAGCCEYFTKPIDPISFADNLKDIIENTTLVLNDDKSINQISREISKSLEEKARKILKLNKELAKYESKIEKILSNISEIIFLLDNNFKIKFYNNSALNNKNFVAQYDESKTFFDIFDIGTEDLSKIKETLEHKKSIANLQVILKNYNQFDLFLCNLTHMEDEIIATLRSISSENEIKDKIVHLEKLASIGQVTAGVIHEINNPLTALKTYFQILKLKYLNNIDGEDLIGITSKIEHGFDKIENLSKTLLSFARPSTEKKYPLNINGIIKDVIEFGEYELKRGQINIVLDLDENISYTMGIKSQLEQAILNILINAHQALKNTNNPEIKVKTYEEDNKIYLSISNNGPKIPDDLKEKIFEPFFSTKGDGEGTGLGLAIVRQIMNKHGAGVEVFSDDNCTEFLMKFDKVQK, encoded by the coding sequence ATGTATAAGGTTTTATACGTAGAAGATAATTTTGAAAACTACAAATTAGTTGATTTTATTTTGTCAAAGAAGGGGTTTCAGGTTTATAATGCTATTGACGGGATAGACGCAATTGATAAGGCAAAGCAGCTTTTGCCGGATATAATCATAATGGACATTAACCTCCCTAATCTTATGGGGTATGAAGCCGTTACAATGATTAAATCTGATGAATCTCTAAAGCATATCCCTATCGTAGCTCTTACGGCCGCTTACAGCGATGAGTATAAAGAGCTGTCAATGTCTGCCGGGTGTTGCGAGTATTTTACAAAACCGATAGACCCTATATCATTTGCGGATAATCTGAAAGATATAATAGAAAACACTACTCTTGTTTTAAATGATGATAAAAGCATAAACCAGATTTCTAGAGAAATTTCTAAATCACTGGAAGAAAAGGCAAGAAAAATATTAAAGCTAAACAAAGAGTTGGCAAAGTATGAAAGTAAAATAGAAAAAATCCTTTCCAACATATCCGAAATTATTTTCCTTCTCGATAACAACTTTAAAATTAAATTTTATAACAATTCTGCTCTCAACAACAAAAATTTTGTTGCACAATACGATGAAAGCAAAACTTTCTTTGATATTTTCGATATCGGGACGGAAGACTTGTCCAAAATAAAAGAAACATTGGAACACAAAAAAAGCATTGCTAACCTGCAAGTTATTTTAAAAAATTATAATCAGTTTGACCTGTTTTTATGTAACCTGACACATATGGAAGATGAAATAATAGCCACATTAAGATCTATTTCAAGTGAGAATGAAATAAAAGATAAAATCGTGCATCTTGAGAAATTGGCATCAATCGGCCAAGTCACCGCCGGTGTAATACATGAAATAAATAACCCGCTGACAGCACTTAAAACTTATTTTCAGATATTAAAATTAAAATATCTAAACAATATTGATGGTGAAGATTTAATAGGTATTACATCAAAAATTGAACATGGATTTGACAAGATTGAAAACCTAAGTAAAACACTCCTTAGCTTTGCAAGACCATCTACAGAGAAAAAATATCCTTTGAACATAAATGGCATCATAAAAGATGTTATAGAATTTGGTGAGTATGAATTAAAAAGAGGGCAGATAAATATAGTTTTGGATTTAGATGAAAATATTTCCTATACCATGGGGATTAAATCTCAACTTGAACAAGCCATATTAAACATCCTGATAAATGCACATCAAGCATTAAAAAATACTAACAACCCTGAAATAAAAGTTAAGACTTATGAAGAAGATAATAAAATTTATCTTTCTATATCAAATAATGGGCCAAAAATCCCAGATGATTTGAAAGAAAAGATTTTTGAACCTTTTTTTAGTACTAAAGGTGATGGTGAAGGTACTGGACTGGGTCTTGCTATCGTAAGGCAAATTATGAATAAACATGGTGCAGGGGTAGAAGTTTTTTCCGATGATAACTGCACTGAGTTTTTGATGAAATTTGATAAGGTACAAAAATAG
- the pyrE gene encoding orotate phosphoribosyltransferase, with translation MTLEQVLEIYKRHGALLKGHFLLSSGLHSDTYLQSALVMQYPIIAEQIISELVKKLYDVNFTTVVSPAIGGIRFGYELARLLKKRSIFTERVDGKMTLRRGFYLDENDLVLIAEDVVTTGKSTKECIDAVLATGAKVIGITSLIDRSGGQAKFDFPFYPLIRLDVKTYTPEECPLCKENIELVKPGSRFIKQ, from the coding sequence ATGACATTGGAGCAAGTACTTGAAATTTATAAAAGGCATGGTGCACTTTTAAAAGGGCATTTTTTACTTTCGTCAGGACTTCACAGTGACACTTATCTTCAAAGTGCACTTGTAATGCAATATCCTATAATAGCTGAACAGATTATCTCAGAGCTTGTCAAAAAGCTATATGATGTAAATTTTACTACTGTTGTAAGTCCAGCAATCGGAGGCATAAGATTCGGATATGAGCTCGCAAGGCTTTTGAAAAAAAGATCAATTTTTACGGAAAGAGTTGACGGTAAAATGACACTCAGAAGAGGGTTTTATCTTGATGAAAATGACTTGGTGCTTATAGCAGAAGATGTAGTAACTACAGGAAAATCAACAAAAGAGTGTATCGATGCCGTGCTTGCAACGGGAGCAAAGGTTATCGGTATTACAAGTCTTATTGACAGAAGCGGCGGTCAGGCAAAATTTGACTTCCCTTTTTATCCTCTTATTAGACTTGATGTAAAAACTTATACCCCTGAGGAGTGCCCACTCTGTAAAGAAAATATTGAACTGGTTAAACCCGGGAGCAGATTTATTAAACAATAA
- the pyrF gene encoding orotidine-5'-phosphate decarboxylase: MLKKPEIIVALDTKSLDSAQSLVKILGEKISYYKVGLESFVLFGHTLIDFLKKNEKKVFLDLKFHDIPNTVAGAVTSAAEIGVDIINIHCQGGLEMMKKASFGLKEYCIKKGIVQPKLIGVTLLTSLDSKYFEEMKLNWNSTEEYVKHLAYNAFKAGLDGVVSSAQEVKAVKDICGTDFLTITPGIRPSFAADNDQKRIVTPKDAYLLQTDYMVIGRPITKHENPALAVDLIKEEMK, encoded by the coding sequence ATGTTAAAAAAACCTGAAATTATAGTCGCACTTGACACTAAAAGTTTGGATTCCGCCCAAAGTTTGGTAAAAATTTTAGGAGAGAAAATAAGTTATTACAAAGTAGGTCTTGAGTCATTCGTTTTGTTTGGCCATACCCTAATAGATTTTCTCAAAAAAAACGAGAAAAAAGTGTTTTTAGATTTGAAATTTCACGACATTCCAAATACTGTAGCCGGAGCTGTAACTTCTGCAGCAGAAATTGGAGTAGATATAATTAATATCCACTGTCAGGGTGGACTTGAAATGATGAAAAAGGCATCATTTGGTTTAAAAGAATATTGTATAAAAAAAGGGATTGTACAACCGAAACTCATAGGGGTAACACTTCTTACATCTCTTGACAGCAAGTACTTTGAAGAGATGAAATTAAATTGGAATTCTACGGAAGAATATGTCAAACATCTTGCATATAATGCTTTTAAAGCAGGGCTTGACGGAGTAGTTTCTTCAGCTCAAGAAGTAAAAGCCGTAAAAGATATATGCGGAACAGACTTTCTTACAATTACCCCGGGGATAAGACCATCATTTGCGGCTGACAATGATCAGAAAAGAATCGTCACGCCGAAAGATGCTTATCTTTTGCAAACAGATTATATGGTAATAGGAAGACCTATAACAAAGCATGAAAATCCGGCATTAGCCGTAGATTTGATAAAGGAGGAGATGAAATGA
- a CDS encoding pyridoxamine 5'-phosphate oxidase family protein: MRRVDRKVGTDEALKFLSDGEYGVLSLCCENNPYGIPLNYCVIENNIYFHCAVEGKKIEYIAKNPNASFCVVKSAKILPDKFATFYESVIVFGKINEVCGAEKKNALVGLVKKYSLDFLESGIDYIEKLIDKTRVFRLSIDDISGKARR; encoded by the coding sequence ATGAGAAGGGTAGATAGAAAGGTGGGCACGGACGAAGCGTTAAAATTTTTATCTGACGGAGAGTATGGGGTATTGTCATTATGTTGTGAAAATAATCCTTACGGCATTCCTCTTAATTATTGTGTCATAGAGAATAATATATATTTTCATTGTGCAGTAGAGGGGAAAAAGATTGAGTATATTGCTAAAAATCCAAATGCTTCGTTTTGCGTGGTTAAAAGTGCAAAAATTTTACCTGATAAATTTGCTACCTTTTATGAAAGTGTAATAGTGTTTGGCAAGATTAATGAGGTCTGCGGAGCAGAAAAGAAAAATGCCTTGGTAGGCTTAGTTAAAAAGTATTCATTAGATTTTTTGGAAAGTGGGATTGATTATATTGAAAAATTAATAGATAAAACAAGGGTATTTAGACTTAGTATAGATGATATAAGTGGTAAAGCCAGAAGATAG